Within Babylonia areolata isolate BAREFJ2019XMU chromosome 3, ASM4173473v1, whole genome shotgun sequence, the genomic segment AAGGTACATTTTAACAATGGTCGACTATGCGACCAGGTACCCAGAAGCTGTCGCTCTCAAACACGTTTCGGCTGAAACTGTGGCTGAGGCGTTGTTCACCATGTGGACACGTACAGGTGTTCCTGCTGAGGTCTTGACTGATCGTGGTTCTCAGTTCACAGGCAGTGTCATGCAGGAAGTCTATCGCCTTCTGTCTGTGCGGGGCTTgaccacaaccccctaccacgcTCAGTGCAACGGGTTGGTGGAGCGTTTTAACGCTACTTTGAAGGCAATGCTGCGGAGACTATCACACGAGAAACCTCGAGCCTGGGACCGCTGGATTCCCGCTCTGTTATTTGCCTACAGAGAAGTTCCCCAGGAGAGCACTGGCTACTCGCCTTTCGAGCTGCTCTATGGGAGAACAGTACGGGGTCCCATGCAGATCCTCAGAGAACACTGGCTCCACCCTGAGAGGccagaaattcagactgctgctgAATACGTGGTAGAACTGCGAAACAGAATCGCAGAGTCCTGTACCATTGCTCAGCAAAACCTCGAAAGGGCCTCAAGGCGGTACAAGGGTTATTTTGAcgccaaagcaaagcaaagacagTTCGCTGAGGGGAGCAAAGTACTTCTCCTTCGCCccaccaaacagaacaaactggAACTTGAATGGCAGGGTCCATACACTGTTCTGCGTCGTGTGGGCATCGCAGATTATTGCGTTCAGATTGGCGAGAAAGAAAAGCTGTACCATGCCAATCTGTTGAAAGAATACATTGAGCGCACTCCTCGAGGGACTGTGGCTCTGGCTGTGATTGAAGACCCAGAGGTCTGGGAAGGAACGAGGACAGTGGAACGCGACATTCCACTCATGCCCCTGGAGGCAACTGAAGGTTCAGAGGATGTTGTGCTGGCCGCTGATAACTCCTCACTGAAAGAGGCCATTCGTGAAATGACTCGAGGGTTTAGGGACGTTCTCACTGACTTGCCTGCCTGTACGAACCTCGAGACATGCACGCTCAATCTCACCTCCGACACCCCTATTAGGGCTAAGCAGTATCCACTGCCCTACTCCCAACGTGAGACGATTCAAGAGGAGGTCCAACAAATGTTGAAGATGGGCGTGATAGAGCCATCCTCGTCCCCATACTCCTCTCCTATCGTCCTCGTaaagaagaaagatggaaaggTACGGTTTTGCGTCGATTTCCGTCGCATCAATAAGATAACCGTGTTTGATGCTGAACTAATGCCAGATGTAGAGGCACTGTTTTCCCGGTTATCAGGGAAAAAGGTGTTCTCGAAGTTAGACCTTTCAAAGGGGTACTGGCAGATCCCCATGGTGGAAGCTGATCGCCCTAAAACAGCTTTCACTACTCCTCAGGGACACTTCCAGTGGTGTGTAATGCCGTTTGGCCTCAAAACTGCTGGCGCAGTATTTTCCCGCATGATGCGGAAGTTAGTACTGCCTCTCAACAGCCCGGACGTGGACAACTTCATGGACGATGTTCTTATCTCCTCCGCCGATGAAACACGGCATCTAAGGCTCTTATGCAGCGTGTTTTCCCGGTTGCGTGATTGCAAACTGACAGCACGGCCCTCCAAATGTTTTCTCGGCCACAGGGAGTTAGACTATCTGGGTCACCATGTGGGTGCTGGGAAAATTTGGCCAGATGCAGAAAAAATGGAGAAGATCCGAGAATCACCTCGTCCCTGTACGAAACGACAGCTCCGAGGGTTTCTGGGCCTCGTGGGGTTCTACAGGAGGTTCGTTCCTCAGTTTGCGGAAATCGCTCTTCCCTTGACTGAGAAAACCAAGAGCAAGGAGCCAAACAAAGTTATCTGGGATGAGTACTGCGAGAGAGCTTTTCTGCAGCTCAAACAAATCCTCTGCAGTAGGCCAGTTTGCTGTCTCCCCGATCTGTCCAAGCCTTTCATACTGCGGACTGACGCTTCGAACGTGGGGTTGGGAGCTCTTCTGCTCCAAGATCAAGGTATGGGTGCTCAACCAGTGGCGTGTGCCAGTAAGAAATTGAGCCCAGCCGAACGCAATTACCCCACAATTGAAAAGGAATGCCTGGCTCTTGTGTGGGGTATTCAGAGGTTTGAACCCTACCTCTACGGGAAGGAGTTTGTCGTCCAGGTGGACCATGCACCGCTGCAATATCTAGACAAGGCCAaaacggtcagcggcagactgacgCGCTGGGCTCTACAGTTGCAGCCTTTCTCGTTCAGGGTGCAAGCCATTCCTGGCAAAGAAAACGTTGGTGCTGACTTCCTCAGTCGTCTGCCAGAGTTGGATGAAATATGATCTGAATACGGCCCAGTTTGAGTGTTAACACCTGAATGAGGCAGCTGTATACTGGCCATGTGTATCTTTTAATACTACTTATTAGTTGGTAAGGTTGGCAATTCTATAATTTGCAATTCATCCTGTTATTCCAGACTTCatagttttgatgatgatgttgttgttttttcatttaattGTTTTGCCTTTTCCTTACATTTAGTTTCAGGAGGGCAGTGTCTTGTCATATGTCTCTGTTTGAGAGGACATTGTGGATGATACGGCAGTGggaatgtgtgttattgtgtttgtcattctgtgtgacatgtttataattaagtttcaatcttcgtttgaacttgaggggggctgttgtcacatctcatgacaaaatcagatatgagtgctaaaccccctcgttcccccaccccatctagctagagagcagtgtgggttgtgctgtttgcacgagatactcagtctgtctcggtctcagtgcaggctgtcactgaactgagatcagcctcttccttgttaacaaatgacaagattctgggcttttcgcccgcgactgtcagaggaggcagccgtgccagtctttggctctcttcagggctgtttgcccgtctggacgcttgtagtggggatcactttcctccgagtggtcgtggtctctgtgttctctgtgtgaacttccagccttggggtagtggtacctctctggaagtgttttcagtgttcccactttcgcgctcatccactgacttccctacccttccactgaccctccactgtctccccgggaacccctctgcctgcctttggcttccttagtccaggcctccgttggctgctgccgcctgccgctggctgccgtcgccagcgttctctggcctgacGCTCAGCCGTCTGGGTGTTcgtctcttcgtcttcgtcgtcactgctcttcgtcttcgtcgtcactgttcgtgttcgtcgtcgctgttcttcgtcttcgtcgtcgctgttcttcgtcgtcgtcactcactgttcgtcttagtcgtcactgttcgtcttcgtcgtcactgttcctcgtcgtcgtcacttactgttcgtcgtcgtcgtcactacatcattaacgttgtgcttgtttccttatcttaaagctctgtttttttttgtgtgttgggttttttttttgtgtgtgtgttattatttatccattctgttatttaagtgttgttgcagctggggttgtggttattgtttgtgggcaagctaggtgtgtgattaaacaaatgtatgtgaaccctgaattgttgtagtctgtgtttgtgttgtctgggtgttagtgctgggctgggtgggggtttctagtccgctctcttatagagcgtgacaaccgccttcatcattttgaagattctgtagactataaggggggtttgcgtgttttgTGGATTCATGAGGTAGAGGTTtctgggccaggggatggggggtgaggtatgggggcgggggggaggggggggggggggggggggggggggaggtaatcagattcgggatttgaagccttccagggttatgctgagagcagtctcagcaggaaggctgttccagtttgaTACTGTTCGAGGGAAGAAAGACTTTTGcctgtacagcgtcctgcagttggagaggtggtatgctgctggatgcgatcctcgggtcccagtggatgctgaaggattttgagagggcttgtggcatgtgttgatgataagactgccgctATGGAACTTATAGAAGTTAatcagtcttgcctttctccttcgctctttgaggggagaccactgaagagtctccatcatgtcttgcacactggatgttttcctgtgtcgaTGGGTCGCCCAGCGAGCAGCCCGGCGTTGTACTGCCTCAAGTTTATTGATATCCTTCTCTGtataggggtcccacacagagctggcatactccaaggttgggcggaccagtgtttggtaggcttgctgtttgatgcgctgggagcctactttcaggttccgtcttagtaggcctaaggtcttgttggctcagttggagacattggagatgtggggggtccatctaaggtcagaggtgatggtgatgccgaGGTATTTGGATTTACTGACTACATCAAGGGTGTGGCCACGAAGGGTGTACTCTGATGGTAGGGGGTCTCTCTTCCGGCTCACTCGCAGGGTCTGACATTTGATTGGATGGAAGCTCATAAGCCACTTCTGCTCCCATTCTGCAAGGCAATCCAGATCCTTTTGTAGGGCTTGCTGGTCGCTGGTGGAGGAGATGGTTTTGTGGCAcagggtatcatcagcaaagagacgagcagtggaggacagtccagTCGGCATGTCGTTGATGTAGAGCAGGAACAGGCAAGGCCCAAGAACAGATCCTTGTGGGACTCCAGATTCTACAGGAACAGGACTGGAAGTGGCTCCATCCACCACTACAGACTGCTGTCTATCTGATAGGAACTTCCTGATCCAGGTGTGAACTTTCTCTGTGATGCCAGTGGAGTGGATCTTGTGGAGCAGAAGGGAGTGGCAGACTTTATCGaactgttttggggttttggggatctgaatttgtctcgtgctatgcagctgatccccgaggtgcacgcgagacagggttttgttagtaggATTTTGTTCTGAAACAgtagaaactgacttgacttcgccttcttgtttctggttccgtgacaaatgaaaatgtttgcacgacgaacaagttcaactttcgcgctacttatcagttgtccagttttttgttgttgttgttgttgttttaaaaaacaacaacaacaactctttcGGTTCTTcaactttcatggattcaagcgcactttcagtttcagcggacagtcGCCATGCTGCCTTGTCCGAACGTCCCAGgatgaaggggctgaacttttcttTGActtcctaacgaacaaggtctataaagtccactcgtagtattgattttagtattttccgaaaaagaccacttgggcgaatgaacatagtgaaagccctgtacactgagagtaaaacacacaagctttttatgtattgaatataatgtCAAAATGTAATgccgtttaagatgagaaagatcagtttaaagcaaatgaagtcccctagcattaattacagattaatttcccttttttttttactatctgcagcaaagacatgcaccagaaatataacttccatgcttagcaaaagaagttcctgtttgaacaaaaaatgataaaaatgactgctcttgttgttgtgtcgaatatccgATCAAATGCCAAGTTTGgagaatttaaaacaacaacaacaaccccccccccccccccccccccccaagtaaattcagtttgcatataatttagcttaattttgttttctgttgttttttttatgcccatcccagatgtgcaatattgttttaaacaagatgactgaaaagaactgaatttttcctatattaccgggcaaatttggtgtcaactgacaaagtatttgcagagaaaatggcaatgttaaggtttaccacggacacacacacacacacacacacacagacaaccgaacaccgggttaaaacatactcactttgtttacaaaagtgagtcaaaaatctgttTGAAGAAAAATGCGGTTCGTTTTTCGCCaaattgatgaaacgaaataaCACAAAATCATTTCCACTGGTgaccaaaaaaattaaaagatcaGAAGGGAagcaaaatataataataaaaaaaagggggggggggcatagttaAGGAAAAAAAGGCAATGTCaggggctcgtccgggattcgaacccgggacctctcgcacccaaagcgagaatcatacccctaGACCAACGAGCCACTTATTTACTATGTGTTTAAGATAGATATGAATGCATGATCATTGATTTGATTGGTTGCTAAGAGAAAGCGTATAAATACATTGGTACTGTGGAATggctttcttttctccccccccccgcccccccattgtTTCCAAGTGAAGAAGCACATTCTGGTGGTATAAAAACATATTTTAACAACTTTCAAAGTCTCTTCCACTGCAAATTGTATGTTTGTTAAAATAATACGCTCGAAAACTttcgctgttttttgttttcgtttagtGGACGAACACAGATGACGACGTAAATCGACTACTTCCGCTGTCAATGTGGATGGTGTCAGGTTGGTGACTCGTCTTGAGTGTTGTCTGCTCCCAAAGCAATCAACATCTCAGCATGAGTTACGATATTCCAGACATTGTGGAGCGGAAAGGCTCTCTGTTTCTTCGTTCAGATCATATGAACTACTCTCGTGCCATCTTGA encodes:
- the LOC143280312 gene encoding uncharacterized protein LOC143280312, yielding MKAKTKILKINAASEDPVPLNGNELEEVEAFTYLGSIINTQGGTDADVRARIGKARAAYLQLKNIWSSKDPYTKFKAMGADMGLTGEALARFVVDAAAKEEDRANREEERRYRRWRDHREDEYREEERRYREKRDEEDRQRFERKMELKQEEVEAQISQPFSLAPYDGKDDFDDFLTHFERVALLNKWKPSSWAARLVTLLQGRARDACLRVPPERLHDYESLKAALLREFRLDAHAYCKRFRSMRKLTEETFIQFLERLKVCLSRWCTAAGRDYDSAEDLRDLFLQEQFLATLNPDLVSEVKREEPDRVEDVARITSKVVSARRAGRMAESEARASRKSRDHGLGAKPHAEQKAASLGQSSSALIDSSRGVESTRGVTCFLCGKLGHVAKECRQRKKVSLIAQPSFLQQGSHSPPPSLCVSCAAKQYSPRCEAVINGVSVPALRDTGAHMVVVARHLVSPDSFTGATVRVVLAESRCTSVLPIARVDFQSPFVEGRLDVAVMEAPVEEVLIGNTAWCEDGTSVPVPVYSDASLVGAVETRAQAAARAKGLSPLPVKDIQIHVSRQDLEHQQDSDPDLCQARELAVSKAVKKTRSREVMYFRKQGILMRRFKDHRGEATQICVPKELRSTVLLLAHEAPMSGHLGVKRTQGRVFPHFYWPGMCADIRRFVRSCDTCQKTVAKGRVPKVPLVKMPLISEPFSRVAVDIVGPISPSSESGKRYILTMVDYATRYPEAVALKHVSAETVAEALFTMWTRTGVPAEVLTDRGSQFTGSVMQEVYRLLSVRGLTTTPYHAQCNGLVERFNATLKAMLRRLSHEKPRAWDRWIPALLFAYREVPQESTGYSPFELLYGRTVRGPMQILREHWLHPERPEIQTAAEYVVELRNRIAESCTIAQQNLERASRRYKGYFDAKAKQRQFAEGSKVLLLRPTKQNKLELEWQGPYTVLRRVGIADYCVQIGEKEKLYHANLLKEYIERTPRGTVALAVIEDPEVWEGTRTVERDIPLMPLEATEGSEDVVLAADNSSLKEAIREMTRGFRDVLTDLPACTNLETCTLNLTSDTPIRAKQYPLPYSQRETIQEEVQQMLKMGVIEPSSSPYSSPIVLVKKKDGKVRFCVDFRRINKITVFDAELMPDVEALFSRLSGKKVFSKLDLSKGYWQIPMVEADRPKTAFTTPQGHFQWCVMPFGLKTAGAVFSRMMRKLVLPLNSPDVDNFMDDVLISSADETRHLRLLCSVFSRLRDCKLTARPSKCFLGHRELDYLGHHVGAGKIWPDAEKMEKIRESPRPCTKRQLRGFLGLVGFYRRFVPQFAEIALPLTEKTKSKEPNKVIWDEYCERAFLQLKQILCSRPVCCLPDLSKPFILRTDASNVGLGALLLQDQGMGAQPVACASKKLSPAERNYPTIEKECLALVWGIQRFEPYLYGKEFVVQVDHAPLQYLDKAKTVSGRLTRWALQLQPFSFRVQAIPGKENVGADFLSRLPELDEI